A single genomic interval of Trichosurus vulpecula isolate mTriVul1 chromosome 6, mTriVul1.pri, whole genome shotgun sequence harbors:
- the C6H11orf68 gene encoding UPF0696 protein C11orf68 homolog — MAAAVGWAERRARGGEEPRRERGPGRVGTERSERRRIELPEEEIPPGGHEDGFTAEHLAAEAMAADMDPWLVFDARSTPPCELDSWLAAYPPSRVSRYGGPSAPNPKPVGWIAVYGPDFSPGAGDVQGLQGAWEALQASGRPITPAILRELALTHQVLTGKWLMHLSPGFKLDHAWAGIARAVAEGKLQVAKVSPRAQEEERQVICVYTEDFTDQEGVLKADAAIRAAGVKCPLTYKPDVYTYLGIYRANRWHLCPTLYESSYHLESDPHCSRVLDRLNNTALT, encoded by the exons ATGGCGGCGGCCGTGGGGTGGGCGGAGCGGAGGGCCCGCGGCGGAGAGGAGCCCCGGAGAGAGCGGGGGCCGGGCCGGGTTGGCACGGAGAGGAGCGAGAGGCGGAG GATCGAGCTGCCGGAGGAAGAGATCCCCCCTGGGGGCCATGAGGACGGCTTCACGGCTGAGCATCTGGCTGCCGAGGCCATGGCAGCAGACATGGACCCCTGGCTGGTCTTCGATGCCCGCAGCACCCCACCTTGCGAGCTGGACTCCTGGCTGGCTGCCTACCCTCCTTCCCGTGTCTCTCGCTACGGGGGCCCCAGCGCCCCCAATCCCAAGCCTGTCGGCTGGATCGCTGTCTATGGGCCTGATTTCTCCCCTGGAGCCGGGGATGTCCAGGGACTCCAGGGGGCTTGGGAAGCCCTGCAGGCCAGCGGGCGGCCCATCACACCTGCTATCCTTCGGGAGTTGGCCCTCACCCACCAGGTCCTGACTGGCAAGTGGCTGATGCACCTGAGCCCTGGCTTCAAGCTGGACCACGCATGGGCCGGCATCGCCAGGGCTGTGGCAGAGGGGAAGCTGCAAGTGGCCAAAGTGAGCCCCCGGGCCCAGGAAGAAGAGCGTCAGGTGATCTGCGTCTACACAGAGGACTTCACAGACCAGGAGGGAGTGCTGAAGGCTGATGCTGCCATCCGTGCAGCTGGAGTTAAGTGCCCACTGACCTACAAGCCAGATGTCTACACCTACCTAGGAATCTACCGAGCTAACCGCTGGCACCTGTGCCCCACCCTCTATGAGAGCAGCTACCACCTGGAGAGCGACCCCCACTGCTCCCGAGTCCTGGACCGGCTCAACAATACAGCGCTGACTTAG